In Salvelinus sp. IW2-2015 linkage group LG21, ASM291031v2, whole genome shotgun sequence, the genomic window tcaagtccaRgctctggctgggctactcaagggcattcagagacttatcccaaagccattcctgcattgtcttggctgtgtgcttagggttgttgtcctgttggaaggtgaaccttcacctcaggtcctgagcaagttttcatcaatgatctctctgtactttgctccgttcatctttccatcgatcctgactagtctcccagtccctgccactgaaaaacacctccacagcacgatgctgccacatccatgcttcaacgtagggatagtgccatgtttcctccagacgtgatgcttggcattcaggccaaagagttcaatcttgatttcattagaccagagaatcttgtttctttaggtgccttttggcaaactccaaacgggctgtcatgtgccttttactgaagattgGCTTCCGTTCGGCCACTCTAACAKaaatgcctgattggtggagttttgCTGGACACAGTTAAAAAGTTGCTATTTAaaagcattttgttgtgttaaagcctgaatttaaaatggattaaattgcgaTTTTgttagattgcatcatctggggatctgttggggaggtatgcgaattggagtgggtctacagtgtctgggatgatggtgttatgTAATAGTATTCcacggtgtaataggattccaccatcctcctatattgtccttttgatGTCTCGTCGGAGGTCGTAGCAGGCTTTCTTGTATGCATYCATGTCCYTGTCCCATATTGAAAGGTGTCCAGGTGATCCTGGAACCTGTGGCGCTGTGAAATGATGGATGAGGATTTGAGGGAGCACCTAAAGTACATAAATGAGTAAGTGTTCTTTTCACTTYAATTTGACGTGTCGACAGACACGCAACACACAGATGTAAGGTGGCTTAGTAGAGGTAAATTCCTGCAGAAATTTAGGGATCTGTTATTTGAAATCGAGGAGTTTCTGGTCTCAAAAGATGCAGAATATGAGCAGTTGCAAGACAAAGTGTGGCTGTTAAATTTAGCTTTTTTGACCAATGTAACTGTTCGGCTGAATGAGCTTAATTTTGAGCTGCAAGGAAAATACACAAATATTGTTTAAATTATTAGCTTTGTGACAGCTTTTAAACAAAAATTGAAATTGCTGTCCTCACAATCGCAGTGACATGAACTGAGGAATTTCAAAAATATGTCAGAGCTTGAAAGTCAGGGAAAAGCACTAGCACTTTGTGACTGTGGTCGATACGTTGAACATTATCGCAGACTTTGACCGACGCTTTCAAGACTTTGCGATCTTGGAACCTGTGGCAACATTTTATGTGCTTTATGTTTGGTGTGGAAGTTGATGTTGACGAAAATGCAAAAGAAATAGCATAAATTTTTCACTGACGGCATCAGCCGCCGAGAGTAATTTTGACTCTGCAAAGCGACTCCAAATCAAATTGAGGGCATCAGGGGAACACTTTCGGAACCTTATCATGAGGGAAAAATATCCAAACATGAGAAAAGTTGCCATGTACTTGACAGCGTTTTTGGATCTATTTTCAGACATGAAATCATCAAGTCAAAAAAATACCGGTCCACTCTAACAGATGATCACCTGGACACCTGCTTGAAGATAGCAATAGTAGCTCAACCCAGACTATACAAAGCTTGCTGACAGCATGCAGTGCAAATCATCCAATCAATAAGgtgaatgttattaatattggctagggagggcgggggaggaacCCGCTTAAGGAAGAGGGTGGAAAAAGTAGATCCTATCTAACTAAAGTCTGGGCACCCTTGCTCTAGCCTTTAGACGGATATTCCTGTAAAACCATGGTTTTTGGCTTGGATACGTTCTTATCGTCACTGTGGACGActcatctatgcacttattgatggagCCCTGACTGTTTGTGTAAACTCTTAAATGCAATCGGATGAATCCCGCACAATATCCAGTCTGTACTAgccaaaacagtcttgtagcatCTGCTTCCTCCGACCACCTCAGTATTTTGCGCAtctttgtaaacaggaagcaaggAGAATGGAGTAGGGATGGGTACCGAAACCCGGTATTAAAACGGCCCCCGGGCTAAATTATGAAAGACCGTAGTATCGATAAGCTCCGACGTTATCGGTTCTGCTTTCAGTACTGGGAAGAAATTAATAAATATGTCCTATAattagctacctaacgttatcTTGCACATTTTTATCTCACCAATCGTTTCTAATTTGCAATAAATTAAGACATTCGTCTATGATCATTAGCTATTCCCAAGCCAGAAGAGAGATCTCTCGTCTCCTGTGTCCTCACatgctacagcacacacacacacacacacacaacgaaagACCCTGCTCTTAATTAGTGAGATGGCGGAGAGAACTAAACGTTCAAAAGTGTGGTTACACGTCACCAGAGTCGATGCTGACAATGCTCGTTGCCACAAGTGCCAACAACACTTTTGCTTGTAAGGGTGGAACACGAGCAATCTGTCCAAACATCTATCGAAAGTGCTTCATGTACAGGCAGAGAAATGCAGTTGGCTGCATAGCTCAAGTTCACTCTCATTGCCCGATCTACGTTAGGTATGTATGCAGGAGCCTAGAGCCACACAGAGTTAACTAAATATATGTGAACATGGGTTCATGATCAAAGTAACCATTAACCAGCTGATTGTTTTAGCTAtggtgcgttcataaattcaatcACCCATTTAAAGATTTGCAACTTTTTTGTCAAAGTTGCAGCTACAATGAACCAACCCACGCCTCCCTCTAATAGCGCTGGTCCAAGCCAGACAAGCCAAAGCCCCTTCACACTGGCAGCTAGTGGAGGATGACTGAGAGGGTGAATAGATGCCACCTAGCCGTGACCAAGTTCATAGTGAAAAGGCCTACACCCCTTTGCAACAGTGGATTCAAGGGCTTTAGGTAACCAGTCTGTCAGTATTTATTGAGTTGTACTAATTTTTAGATATAGTAGTATAAAAAGGGTTGTATGTTAGTCCCATCACTccacaatacacaacacaataatgataattcaacacatattttTACTGTAGGGAGATGAGCAAGGCACTCACCCCCAAATAAATCTCTCCCCCAAGCAATTACATCAGTGACACATTAATCCTACCTGGTAGGTGTAGAAAAGGCCAATGTGATCACTGAGCTGAAGGACGGCCAAAGCTGGCCATCACAACAGACGGGTGGACCAGCCTCTGGCAAACGGCGAAGTAGTGGCAGGAGATCTCAGACATTCTGGAAGAGTTTAGATAGAGCTGAGCAAAGATTGTAGCTGTGACTGTTTATAATGCTGGCATTATGGATGTTGCCATCAAGAGGCTACACATCCTAAAAATAGGATGCTTTGAGCACACATTGAATCTGACAGACCAGAAAATCTACAAAATGACTTCCATTGATAAATGGGCAGCCCGAATCAGCAGTGGTCGTGTGGTTCAAGAGATCCTCAATGtccaaaacagtcttgaaggaaaagcaggcagcTCCTTGGTAAGAAGCCAGTTCAATATATTAAAGTATTATATTTTAGAAATCCGTGACTCCGCCCCTAAAACCCAGCATACCACGAGGAAGACCGTTACCGCCCATGGACGTGGTCTATGCTCAGAAACGCCAGGGACGCACCCTGTACGGTTTCGGCGGTTTTACGCACTGTTTTCGGCACTTCAACATCCCAACTGAAAATAAAAGCTCTAAGACCACCCACATCTGCTTCAAAAGGGCCAATTCCATATAGTGGTTGGTATGTTATTGGAATTGTTTAGGTATGCTATTTGGTAGGAAAGCATGAGCCACTCCGAGTGGACAGGAAGTATTAATGACAGGACTCTGTTCAGTGCAGCCATTGCGCACAGAGTGAGGCCTATGTGTGACAGTGTCAAAGAGGGCAATTCTAGGATCAGCGTTATTTGGAGCAGCAATCGTGGCCCCCACAACACTTTTTGAAACACACAATTCCACATCTATCACAGAATGTAGGCtatagagaaggggaggggaaggCACCTTGCACACAATTGTCTTTGTTCGGAAGCCCGCCTCTGAGTGGAAGGCTCTTTTGAGCACAAGAGCTCCACTGGGCAAATGGCGGATAGAAAGCAGGGTGTTCCATAGCAGCTTAGCTTTTGCTTAGCTTTGCttagcttccccttcataagacAGATAAGACAGGTAAGCTCCTCCACCCCCTCATCATTTGAGAAGCAACGAGACATCAATATCATGCCCGAGCCAGCAAAGTCCGCGCCCAAGAAGGCTCCAAGAAAGCTGTCACCAAGACCGCAGGAGAAGGCGGCAAGAAGTGCCGAAAGTCCAGGAAGGAGAACTACGCCATTTACATGTACAAAGTCCTGAAGCAGGTCCAACCATGACACCAGCATCTCCTCCAAGGCCATGGGAATCATATTAAGCTGAATGAACTCAGATCCATGTTATTTGACATGAATgaattctgtacagcactttgtacatcagctgatgtaaaagggctatAAATACATTTAGACCCAGTCACAAAGGTTCACATTTTACCTTTGGATTACTAGATCAGAGTTCCCTTAAAAGAAAAAGTATTAGGACAGCAGGAATCCATTGATTTAAACATCAACGGTTTGCAAAACAGCTCTTATTAAACAGTACAAAAGCAGCAGCAACGACGGTCAAATTATTACTTGACAAATTACAGAATTGCTATCAACATTGCAGGTACGTCCTGGTTGCCCCATAGACTTCACAAGGAACTAAATATTCTCATAGTAACCGTGGTGCTGAAATGGCCACCGCCTCTGCCCAGTTGGCAAGTTTGAGGGAATTTACATGCTATAGGCACAGTTCAGTACACCCCTCATCCAATAGACCCCAGCATctatataaccccccccccctgtaattCTCACAAGAAGCCACTTATTCCTCACTTTCCCTGGTCATCTGTGGAATCTCCACTTTTTAAGTCACTGCAACAAAATGATTGTGGAGGTGCATTGATGTAATATATAGTCCTCGAGAAGAAGTTATACAGGATATATAATGTAATGKCATCTCAAACGTTTTTTTACAATCCATATACCAGTAGGAGAGCGTACAGAAAAATAATGCACTAGGTTAGAGARAACAGTTGCAATCCATTTTTWATCAAGTAGTACCATTTGAAGTGACCCTCATTTTATACTTCACAAACATACGTAGTGTCATGACGTAGTGTTCCAAATCTGCAGTAGACAAAAACCAGCTGAAAATGTGCAGGTCAACACCAAACGGTTAAGTAATTCGGATTTCAGAGCAGTCAGATTAAGTAATagtgaaatacattttaacaaatcaaatagAATATCATATCAAGAGtaatgtgagcattgcattgtggaaaGCAATAACTTTATAAAAACATGTGTTGCAATGTGCAGCATATATTTGTAGATGGAACACTGATTAAGTTGGGTGAARAAGTAACTATGATTTGGTGTACTCTACttgaaaatgtgtttggagttttGAAAGCACTGCCTATttgatctgttgttgttgttatttttatttttttaccacatACTAGGGGAAATGGCACCAGTTGAGCGATGATGGCTCTCTGTGGCCATTGTGAATAGTACTTCAGATCCAGCAGGTGGTGCTCAAATGCCTCCCTCCGTGGCTAGAATGATGAGTAGACGTATTCCTTATAGCTCCTAAATGCATTTAAGGCCAGTGTTGGCAATATGACTTCTGATCCAGCAGGTGGCAATGAAATCCCTCCCTATATGACTTGACTGACCAGTTAGTTGTCTGAMTCCTTWTAGCTCCTAATGATTTTAAGCAGAGTGTTGGCCACATGACTTCTGGTCCAGTAGGTGGCGGTGAAATCCCTCCCTACATGAGTTTACTTATTCCTTTGAGCTCCTAAATGAGGCATAGGGTGTCAACAGTGCATCTCGGCTGAACCCTGTCCTGAGCCCTTTTCTTCACTTAATTCGAGATAATTCCGGCCTTCTTCATGTCCTCTTCATTAGTCCCTCTGCATGTCTTCCTCCCTGTCTTGCCACGTGGGTTCCACtaaggtgtgtgttttttttctcggCAATCACTAGCCACTCATAATGGAACAGCagccacttgaataatgtttccatattttgcattactcatgtcatatgtatatactgtattctactctattgtactgtatcttagtctatgccgctctgacRTTGCTCGCCCRTACATGTRTATATTGTAATTCCATTGCCTTTGTTAGAttggtgtgtcttgtgtgtgttgttgtgaaattgttagatattacttgttagacattactgcacggttggagctagaaacacaagcatttcactacacccgcaataacatctgctaaacacgtgtatgtggcaaataggatttgatttgatttgatgggtgATTGGATTAGATTTGACGTTGGTAGGCGTTTTCCTCAGTGTGTGTCCACCTTCCATTTCCACTTCATGTTCTAGTTGGGGAGCTATCCattatactgtaggctacttacTAGCAATGTCACTGTAGTCAAAGTAGATTTCCTAGGCTATAGGGTGTGGTAACAGGCCCTCTGTCATTTGTTGTTGTACTGTGCATGTGAAGTATCTGCACTCTAGCCTATAGAAGAGCAGGGCTGTTGAGAATAGGGGAATGCAAGCAGTTGAGGGGAACTAGTGAAAGACTCTCACCTGCTGTTCAACACAAGGCCCCAAACACCTCTGCAGACAGAGTATTATTCACTCCCAGTCCTATGATCTTGCTCTGTGAAGGTTTGCTTTTCAGCATCCAATTCATGGCAGCCTTCTCCCTAGTTGATTTGGGCATGCGAGTGATTCGAGAATGTTTGGCTTTGGTATCCAAGGTGTTTGAGAATGTTGGGGGCCAGTGTTCTGAGGGGCTGACTGTGWCATCATAAAGTRGAATGTAGTTAGTGTGCTGTTTGAGGGATTCCAATTCAGTCCGGTGCAGTCTTCCAGACAGTGCAGTTGTGCTTCAMGTCTGCTCTCTGTGTGATGACTTGTAAGTTGATTGTGACTAGATGGWGTACAGCTACGACCAGAAGGGACATTTTCGGTAACCCTAMCCCTTTtcataaccttaacctaattctcctaacctgctaggaAAAAGTCACTTCATGACACTAGCTGTAGCCCACCTAGTCAAAACCTTGTCAGCCCTTATCCTAAAAATCAAACTCTTTTCCTTGATGTACTatgtactatttatttatttatattatatttatatatattttactaaACTAAGGGCTGGCAGCCAGTAAGTACAGGTAAGAGACCAGTATGGCAATAATAATTTGCTAGATTATAGCTAGTCACATCTGAGATGTTAGACTGCACTGAATGATAAGTGCCAGTATGTGCTCTTGGACCCTTATGGCGTCAATGGGTCYGTCCCATTTGTCCCTTTTGAAATGAACAGTTGAGATGGACCCTACTTCTGTGGCCGTCGTTTTATGCTACATCTGAGGCCATCTTGTGGGCATAGTGTCATCTGGGCCAGAAATGAGCAACATCATATCGACAATGTTTTTCCCATAATAAGACACTTTGTTATTGGTTAGCAAAGAAAAGTAcaatacaatatttgcacatcccTATCACCTCTGTATGGATAGGAAAACAATCTGTTCATTGTGTGGGTGTCTGAGGAATGTTTTACTGCGTTTCAGCTTACAGAGGTATCACCACCCCTCCTATCGGCACCTCAGGTCCTCTTGGCCCCCTGACTGTYAGGCTGGATCCTGTCTAGGGAAGAWAGAAGAAGAATGATGTTATTAAKGACAGTCAATAYAMTACMGCTGCAAGATGACATGGCCTTCCACAAGGTGACATGATGGGGCCCCTTTGCCTATATGGCAACCCATGTGTATTTGTTTCCCTGTAGCCTATATCTTCGGCGTTTGGATTTGACGGTGTCCCGTGTATGGAAAGATGAAGAATCCATTTATGAAAAAGTGGGCATTTTTTCCAATGGAGGTTTGGTGTGTgagttgttattttgtgtgtgggaGAGTCACCTTGTTTTCTCCTCTCTAYTTGGGACCTCTTCGAGTTCTTTAGGCCTATCYCTATTAGAGGGTTTCMACGTGTGAGGGGCAACTGCAGTGGGGTGAATCATACTagttcagtgtttcccaactccagtggTAAGAGTAGCCTACCCCCAACAATACCCATTtgtgttgtagccctggacaggcacacctgattcaacatacttgtcaactaatcaccaAGTTCTCAAAGAGTCRAATCAGGTGCAACAACAATGTTGATCCCCCAGTTGTCACAGTTTGGCCTTGTGTTCCACATAGCCTATTTGAGTATGTTCCCTGTGCATGTCAGTTGATTTCATTTCTTCTTTTCTGAACCCCTATTGCTCCTCCCTAGTTCCCTAGAACGAGTGCACTCCCCTTTGCAACAGAGGCCAGGCAAAAGTGTGCGCTTGCTGTGCCACTGGCCTCAATCAGGTCCACCAGACACAGATAACAGCGTCTTAGAATGTTATCGGTAGCTGATCTTGTTYTTCTGAMRCCAGCTTGGTGGATTCCAAGGAGGCCCATTTCCTCAGTGTGGCTCCTCAGTCTTTGGGTGAGTGCTCYCTCAAACAGCTTCCCAACATGACTGTGGAGGCTGATTGGTCTTTAACGTGTGACGTTGTGTGGGTCTTTAACAGGTTTGTGACTCATTGTGACAACTGCAGATTTCCAAGGTAGGGGAACGTGGCCGTACGTGAGACACGTGGAGAAGAGGTTAGAAAGGAGGTGCAGGTGTTCGTCAGGTGCTTGCTTGATGAGTGTGCTGTCAATGTTGTCTTCCCCAGATgctttgtttttcattttctttcaGATGAGTCTTAATTTCTTcaattttagtttagtttattaattYgaccatttaaaaaaacaagcacacataaaacttaaaagccatacaagCACATKaataaaatcattgaggataacacacaataaagtctgggacttatttccattgtggtcMtcttgagacaagatggctatacaagatcgaacacagtacgGCAGTGAAATAGTCAATAGTAACAAAGTGGGTGAGGGGATGGTCTACTGGTGTCAGATTTGAAGTATATGCTGTTTTCTATATTTCTCTGTCGACAATGTTTTTCCCATTCTTTGTCATAGAGGGATTAATTGCGACGAGAATGAACATTTTGTAGGTGGTTTCTAAATAATATAGCttttgttttgttgtcttcaATGAATTGGTCTTGAGACTTTAGCACAGGTATGATATTATTGGTTTTGTCTCCGTTAATTGCTTTGATTTTTTTTGCCAGAAGGTCCGGGGGTTAGTGTCTGTATTTAGCTGGTGATAAAAGGCAGTCGTCTGTTTCTATTTGTGGAGGGTGAATTGATATCTGATATGATTCTGTAACCAATTAACTGTTTTCAAGTTTGGTGCTCTTGTTCTTATAAAATCTCTCCGGACCTTTCTCTTCTGCTTGATGAGACTGAGGATATGTGGTGGGAGTTGTTTTTGTGGTGGTCTGATACATCCTTCGGAACTTcaagaaaaaattactttgatATAGAAAAAGCATTTGATAAGATGTGGCACAATGGGTTGTGCCAACGGCTTGCAGACGCCAATCTCAAACTACCACTCGCCATCAGAAACATTATCACTAGCTTTCTCCACAACCGTACAATTAAAGTGAAGGTCTCCACAGCAATATCCCCACCATTTACCCCTGACACAGGGGGCATTCCTAAGCCCACTACTTTTTCTACTATACATATCAGACATTTGTTACCCACCATAGGCCAAGTCTCACAGTTTGCCGATGACCTTTGCTACTGGTCCAGCTCCAAATGTCCTCAACTTGCTGCAAAAAAACTCCAGCAGTCTATTGAAAAGATTGAGACATGGTCTTAACATGTGGCGAGTAAAACTGATCCCACAAAAGACTCAATGTGTCCTCTTTACAAGAAGCGCCAGCAAAAAAAACAGGAAACCCATAGATCTCAGACTTTACGGCRAAACAATGAAAGTAGAAAAAKAAGCAAAATTCTTTGGAttcaccttccagaagaacaTGCACKGGACAACCCATATAgcgaacatagagagagagggaYGAAAAAATACTAAACCACTTAAAAACGCTGTGCGGAAGARAATACGGAGCTTCACCTCAGACAGTGTTGAAAGTCTCAACTACATCCGATCTCTCTTTGGATACGCCCTACCAGCCTGGATAACAGCTTCACCACAGCAGATGAATCGGCTACAGATCATCCGAAACATGGCAATAAAAATGGCTTACAGACTACCAAGATACATCAGCAATCGCTACATTCACAGCATATCCGGACTCACATCAATCAACAATAGACAGTCAATCATTGGACAGAAGTTCATCAACAGAGCCACTCATAATCCATCATTGAAGGAAGCTGGGCCACAGACACACCCATGTACATAATGCTGAAACTGACCTAAAATATCCCCCTATCTAAAACATAATCATGCAAGACTGACTTTAATTACACAAAGTTTATTTTCCAACATAAAAAGagcacaaaaaaaataaataagaaattataaacatttgcataatacaaataaaaatgtgtgtatatatgtggtgGCATTCCTTTGCCCCCCCCTCCATTTCCCCCCGTACAGCTATGAGCtgtaattgtaatacatttggttTTAGGTACAGTAAATTCATGTCGGGAAAGGAAAATAGAGCAACGAATCTATGCCTGGAAGAGTCAAAGAGGCAAAGAGGCAAAGGCGACAAGGAACTCGGAAAAGGAGGCGCCAAGCGCCATCGCAAAGTTCTCTGTGAAAGCATCCAGGGAATCACCAAGCCCACTATCGGTGTGAAGTGTATCTCCGGTCTGATCTACGAGGAGACCCGCCGTGTCCTGAAGGTGTTCCTGGAGAACGTGATCTGTGACGCCATCACCTACACCGAGCATGCCAAGAGGAAGACCGTTACCGCCATGGACGTGGTCTTCGCTCTGAAATGCCAGGGACGCACCCTGTACGGTTTCGGCGGTTAAACGCACTGTTTTCGGAACTTCGACATCCCGACTTGAAACAAAAGGCCTCTTTTAAGAGCCACCCACATCCGCTTCAAAAGGGCCAATTCCATATAGTGGTTGGTATGATATTGGA contains:
- the LOC111982346 gene encoding histone H4-like; amino-acid sequence: MSGKENRATNLCLEESKRQRGKGDKELGKGGAKRHRKVLCESIQGITKPTIGVKCISGLIYEETRRVLKVFLENVICDAITYTEHAKRKTVTAMDVVFALKCQGRTLYGFGG